tttagaaGATGAAAGCCACTGAATACATGGCCCCAGAGAATCTCACCTTGGTGACTGAGTTCATTCTCATGGGAGTCTCAGACCGCCCAGAGCTCCAGATTCcactcttctttgttttcctggtgATCTATGGGTTGACCGTGGCAGGGAACCTGGGCATCATCACCCTCACCAGTGTTGACTCTCAGCTTCaaacccccatgtacttcttcctcaggCACTTGGCTATCATCAATCTTGGTGATTCTACTGTCATTGCCCCGAAAATGCTGGTTAACTTCTTGGCTTCAAAGAAGACCATATCCTACTATGGATGTGCAGCCCAACTGGGTGGGTTCTTAGTCTTTATTGTGGCTGAGATTTTCATGCTAGCTGtaatggcctatgaccgctacgtGGCTATTTGCAATCCCCTGCTCTACATGGTTGTGGTATCTCCACAGATCTGTCTGCTGCTGGTATCCCTCACATACCTCTACAGTCTGACCACAGCACTGACCGTCACCTCCTGTGTGTTCTCTGTGTCATACTGCTCTTCTAACATAATCAACCATTTTTACTGTGATAATGTCCCCTTGTTGGCATTGTCCTGTTCCAATACCCATATTCCAGAAACAGTAGTGTTTACCTCTGCAGGGatcaatttgcttttctctatgATTATTGTTCTAATATCCTACTTCAACATCATCTTTGCCATTTTGAGGATACGTTCCTCAGAGGGTCGACAAAAAGCCTTTTCCACCTGTGCCTCCCACATGATGGCTGTCACTGTGTTCTACGGGACCCTTCTCTTCATGTATTTGCAACCAAGGAGCAACCACTCATTGGATACTGATAAAATGGCCTCTGTCTTCTACACCCTGGTGATACCCATGCTGAATCCCCTCATTTACAGCCTAAGGAACAAGGATGTGAAGGATGCATTGAAGAGTTTCCTAAATAAGCCATGTCAGTCTTTCAAattcatgtaaatttaaaattacagatgTCTTCTTGTAAGGGTTTTTATTTGCTCCTGAAAAGCTAATCTCTGCTAAGTGCAGAGgcaataaatagttaaaaatccCATGGCTTTCCATGGGACTATCTTAAGCTTTTCTATTCCCAACCTCAAATACTGAGCTTTCCCTAATACAAAGATGTGTTAGTTACCACAAAAAAGTACACGTATTTAAGTAGTAAACAGTGATTtcaatataaacacattttacagTGTAACATAAGTTGGCTACTGGGTTTTTGTAATTTCTAATCAAAGAAGAGAAATTCTGGGAGCTGGAGAAGATGTGTGAGAACCATTTCTTAGAATATGGTAAAGAGTCGGGTCCTCTTCATTGCTATATGTATGCTTTGTTGAacaattaaagttttatttttacttttttgcagTATTTTGTCTTGCCACTTCTGAAAATTTTTGAATCCATTTGTATCTTGCACTTATGTAAATTTATATCACAGGAAAAAAACctttaggataaaataaaaactaaacaaaaaaatgctTAGATATACATGGAAATAGGACATGtggcaaagcaaaagaaaatgtatgaaaggCGATTCCATTTTTTTATCCCTCTCATTTGGTGCATGTACATGAAACAAAATGTTGGTATTTATCTTGgtatgatataaaattaataaaattaaggttCTGCATATCATATTCTCTTAGCAAAAACTTGTGTAGAATTACTCATCAGTGTTACAAAATCATAACAACAGATAGCATTTCTTTGAGGATTATTGTTTAGTGTTTGGGGATAAAATGTTAgtacaccaccaaaaaaaaaaaaaaagaaaaaaagaaaaagtcactgtcatttttttttttttttttaatttttaaggtttatttatttttgagagagagagacagaaagacagagtgcgagctggggaggggcagaaagagagaggggggaaacacaaaatctgaagcagcatccaggctctgagctgtcagcacagagccccatgaggggctcaaactcacaaaccatgagatcatgacctgagctgaagtcggacacttaaccaactgagccatccagacccTCCCAAAAAATCATTGGCCTTAAGTGACACCAAGCCTCAAGGGCACCATggccaataaagaaaaataataataataataaaaataaataaataaataaataaataaatacacattaatagTCATTCTGTGCCCTATCTCTGCCTTTGCATGCAAAATCTGCTAACAATGTCCTGAGGAAGCAGGGGCGTGGGTTGTGAGGTAAGGCAATGCCTGGAAATAAAGTAGATTGATGACATTTTCCAAGAAGTCAGAAATAAGCCAAAAACAGGAACTGTGACACTCAGTTTCATAGGCTAATTCCTTACTTTTACTTTAAGTAAGAATAGCTAGCTGAAAACAGAAAAGTCACACCGGTTGGTAGATATTCCTAGATATCTAGGATATTCCTAGATATTCCTAGATATCTAGATACCTAGATATTCCTAGATATTCCTAGTCTTTACAAAATTGGCAAGAGCTTGATGGCATTAGGCTTTCAGACTTTAGGCtttcttctttataaatatataaaactatataatatacagaattgattttgtgtttttctgtgcatgtgtgtataggCGTGTGTGTTTTCCTATGGCCGGATTTGCTGCACCAAGCTACGTACGTACAATGGAGCAGTACCTTTCCCAGCAGAAAGCCATTCTCTTTGAGTCTAGTTAAGTGAACAGAATTGGAACAGAAGGGCTAACCTCAGACTTGCACTTCTACCAATCCTATGCATTTTATTGAGAAATCAAAGTCAAGAATGAAAACTGTAGCGTTTTCTACCCTTTGACTTGgcttacatacatttattttctaaaaataattgtgCTGTCAGTGGTATTAGTTTCCCAGCGCTACGGTGACAAATCACCACTGACTC
This genomic stretch from Lynx canadensis isolate LIC74 chromosome D1, mLynCan4.pri.v2, whole genome shotgun sequence harbors:
- the LOC115525590 gene encoding olfactory receptor 8J2-like isoform X1; translated protein: MAPENLTLVTEFILMGVSDRPELQIPLFFVFLVIYGLTVAGNLGIITLTSVDSQLQTPMYFFLRHLAIINLGDSTVIAPKMLVNFLASKKTISYYGCAAQLGGFLVFIVAEIFMLAVMAYDRYVAICNPLLYMVVVSPQICLLLVSLTYLYSLTTALTVTSCVFSVSYCSSNIINHFYCDNVPLLALSCSNTHIPETVVFTSAGINLLFSMIIVLISYFNIIFAILRIRSSEGRQKAFSTCASHMMAVTVFYGTLLFMYLQPRSNHSLDTDKMASVFYTLVIPMLNPLIYSLRNKDVKDALKSFLNKPCQSFKFM
- the LOC115525590 gene encoding olfactory receptor 8J2-like isoform X2, with the protein product MERQNLTLVTEFILMGVSDRPELQIPLFFVFLVIYGLTVAGNLGIITLTSVDSQLQTPMYFFLRHLAIINLGDSTVIAPKMLVNFLASKKTISYYGCAAQLGGFLVFIVAEIFMLAVMAYDRYVAICNPLLYMVVVSPQICLLLVSLTYLYSLTTALTVTSCVFSVSYCSSNIINHFYCDNVPLLALSCSNTHIPETVVFTSAGINLLFSMIIVLISYFNIIFAILRIRSSEGRQKAFSTCASHMMAVTVFYGTLLFMYLQPRSNHSLDTDKMASVFYTLVIPMLNPLIYSLRNKDVKDALKSFLNKPCQSFKFM